Proteins encoded together in one Nyctibius grandis isolate bNycGra1 chromosome 1, bNycGra1.pri, whole genome shotgun sequence window:
- the LOC137671387 gene encoding GDNF-inducible zinc finger protein 1-like, with protein sequence MESNAVLLESKSSPINLLNEMHQLRLLGHLCDVTVSVEYQGVRAEFVAHKAVLAATSKFFKEVFLNEKGMDGPRTNVFLNEVQVADFASFLEFVYTAKVEVEEDRVQRMLEMAEKLKCLDLSETCFQLKKQMLESVLLELQNFSESQNSEEESSTQPSVLAESKAAAVAEAEQGDSPLAPPDSPADRASPEVLATKPKEKMDKKKEVMKPPYAKIRRASGRLAGRKVFVEIPKKKYTRRLREQQKNAEVEENKRPQDQLVCDVEREEEQAEANVKPESEEREGGFEPGENVKKPEEDKKKRGSSFKCSTCEKEFLYEKSFLKHIKHSHGVAAEIVYRCETCGQTFANRCNLKSHQRHVHSSERHFPCELCGKKFKRKKDVKRHILQVHEGGGERHQCQQCGKGLSSKTALRLHERTHTGDKPYGCTECEAKFSQPSALKTHMRIHTGEKPFVCDECGARFTQNHMLIYHKRCHTGERPFMCETCGKSFASKEYLKHHNRIHTGSKPFKCEVCFRTFAQRNSLYQHIKVHTGERPYCCDQCGKQFTQLNALQRHHRIHTGEKPFMCNACGRTFTDKSTLRRHTSIHDKNTPWKSFLVVVEGASKNDEGHKTELPDEDYEVSPKIPEKLLSFSENGHYQSVTTVPGSVTTVPGSVTTLHASGSATGADCKSDGTPGPLTATTLSELTVLHTQTDSVQPQLHALVNME encoded by the exons atggaaagTAATGCTGTTTTACTGGAATCCAAGTCCTCTCCCATCAACCTGCTGAATGAAATGCACCAGCTGCGGCTCCTGGGCCACCTCTGCGACGTGACGGTCAGCGTGGAGTACCAAGGCGTCAGGGCAGAGTTTGTGGCTCACAAGGCTGTGCTGGCGGCGACGAGCAAGTTTTTCAAGGAGGTGTTCCTGAACGAGAAAGGCATGGACGGCCCCAGGACCAACGTGTTCCTGAACGAGGTCCAGGTCGCTGATTTTGCTTCGTTCCTTGAGTTTGTCTACACGGCAAAGGTGGAGGTGGAAGAAGACAGAGTGCAGCGTATGCTGGAAATGGCTGAAAAGCTGAAGTGCTTGGACCTCTCGGAAACCTGCTTTCAATTAAAGAAGCAGATGCTTGAATCGGTGCTGCTGGAGTTGCAGAACTTCTCTGAATCGCAGAACTCCGAGGAAGAGAGCTCCACTCAGCCGAGCGTTCTGGCCGAGtccaaagcagctgctgtggcagaAGCTGAGCAGGGAGACTCTCCTCTGGCTCCTCCCGACTCCCCAGCGGACAGGGCGTCTCCTGAGGTGCTGGCAACCaaaccaaaagagaaaatggacaAAAAGAAGGAAGTGATGAAGCCTCCTTATGCCAAAATCAGAAGGGCAAGCGGGAGACTGGCTGGGAGGAAGGTCTTTGTGGAAATCCCGAAGAAGAAATACACGAGGCGGCTGAGGGAGCAGCAGAAGAACGCGGAGGTTGAAGAAAACAAACGCCCTCAAGACCAGCTTGTGTGTGAtgtggagagggaggaggagcaggcagaggccaACGTCAAACCTGAGAGCGAAGAGCGCGAAGGCGGCTTTGAACCGGGAGAAAACGTGAAAAAACCCGAGGAGGACAAGAAGAAGCGAGGCAGCAGCTTCAAGTGCAGCACGTGCGAGAAGGAGTTCCTGTACGAGAAGAGTTTCCTCAAGCACATAAAGCACAGCCACGGCGTGGCGGCCGAGATCGTGTACCGGTGCGAAACCTGCGGGCAGACCTTCGCCAACCGGTGCAACCTCAAAAGCCACCAGCGGCACGTGCACAGCAGCGAGCGCCACTTCCCTTGTGAGCTCTGCGGTAAGAAGTTCAAGAGGAAGAAGGACGTCAAGAGGCACATTCTCCAGGTTCATGAGGGTGGTGGGGAGCGTCATCAGTGCCAGCAGTGTGGAAAGGGGTTGAGCTCCAAAACTGCCTTGAGGCTCCATGAAAGGACGCATACAGGCGACAAGCCTTATGGGTGCACAGAGTGTGAGGCTAAATTTTCTCAGCCTTCTGCACTTAAAACACACATGAG GATCCATACTGGTGAAAAACCCTTTGTCTGTGATGAGTGTGGGGCCAGGTTCACTCAGAATCACATGCTGATCTACCACAAACGGTGTCACACAG GGGAGAGGCCTTTTATGTGTGAAACGTGCGGGAAGAGCTTTGCCTCCAAGGAGTACCTGAAGCACCACAACAGGATCCACACTGGATCCAAACCCTTCAAGTGTGAGGTCTGCTTCAGGACGTTCGCCCAGAGGAACTCGCTCTACCAGCACATCAAAGTGCACACAG GTGAGCGGCCCTACTGCTGTGACCAGTGCGGGAAGCAGTTCACCCAGCTCAACGCGCTGCAGCGGCACCACCGCATCCACACCGGGGAGAAGCCCTTCATGTGCAACGCCTGCGGGCGCACCTTCACCGACAAGTCCACCCTGCGCCGGCACACGTCG atacacGATAAAAACACACCCTGGAAGTCCTTCCTCGTCGTTGTTGAAGGAGCATCTAAGAACGACGAAGGTCACAAAACGGAGCTTCCTGATGAAGACTATGAGGTGTCACCTAAGATACCTGAGAAGCTGCTGTCTTTCTCTGAGAACGGCCACTATCAGAGTGTGACTACTGTCCCTGGGAGTGTGACTACTGTCCCTGGGAGCGTGACCACGCTGCACGCCAGCGGCTCGGCCACGGGAGCAGACTGTAAGTCGGACGGGACCCCGGGACCCCTCACAGCCACCACTTTAAGCGAGCTGACGGTGCTGCACACCCAGACAGACTCTGTCCAGCCCCAGCTTCACGCTCTGGTGAACATGGAATAA
- the NAPB gene encoding beta-soluble NSF attachment protein encodes MDSTGKEREAVQLMAEAEKRVKGSHSFLRGLFGGNTRVEEACEMYTRAANMFKIAKNWSAAGNAFCQAAKLHMQLQSKHDSATSFVDAGNAYKKADPQEAINCLNAAIDIYTDMGRFTIAAKHHITIAEIYEAELVDIEKAIAHYEQAADYYKGEESNSSANKCLLKVAAYAAQLEQYPKAIEIYEQVGTSTMDNPLLKYSAKEYFFKAALCHFIVDELNAKLALEKYEEMFPAFTDSRECKLLKKLLEAHEEQNCEAYTEAVKEFDSISRLDQWLTTMLLRIKKSIQGEGDGDLK; translated from the exons ATGGACAGCACGGGCAAGGAGCGGGAGGCCGTGCAGCTGATGGCGGAGGCGGAGAAGCGGGTGAAGGGCTCCCACTCCTTCCTGCGGGGGCTCTTCGG GGGCAACACCAGGGTGGAGGAAGCCTGTGAGATGTACACCAGGGCTGCCAACATGTTCAAGATCGCCAAAAACTGGAGTG CCGCAGGGAACGCGTTCTGTCAGGCAGCCAAGCTGCAcatgcagctgcagagcaagCACGACTCGGCCACCAGCTTCGTGGACGCCGGGAACGCCTACAAGAAGGCAGACCCGCAAG AGGCCATCAACTGCTTAAACGCAGCTATCGATATCTACACCGACATG gggCGCTTCACCATCGCCGCCAAGCACCACATCACCATCGCGGAGATCTACGAGGCCGAGCTGGTGGACATCGAGAAG GCCATCGCACACTACGAGCAGGCTGCCGACTACTACAAAGGAGAGGAGTCCAACAG CTCGGCCAACAAGTGTCTGCTGAAGGTGGCTGCCTACGCCGCGCAGCTGGAGCAGTACCCCAAGGCCATCGAGATCTACGAGCAG GTGGGGACCAGCACCATGGATAACCCTTTGCTCAAGTACAGCGCGAAGGAGTATTTCTTCAAAGCCGCTCTGTGCCACTTCATCGTGGACGAGCTGAACGCCAAG CTCGCACTTGAGAAGTACGAGGAGATGTTCCCTGCGTTCACAGACTCACGGGAGTGCAAGCTATTGAAG AAACTGCTGGAAGCCCACGAGGAGCAGAACTGCGAGGCGTACACCGAGGCG GTTAAAGAATTCGACTCGATATCGCGGCTGGATCAGTGGCTCACCACCATGCTGCTTCGCATCAAGAAGTCGATCCAAGGCGAAGGGGACGGGGACCTGAAGTGA